TTGATGGTCCCCGATTGGGACATTCATCCCGAGATGATCACACACACCTGGGCAATCGACACCGCAACCGGTCGTCCCTATGAAGAGCGCAGCGAACGGACGATGGAGAACTGGGGCTTCTCCGTCGGCAAGAGCGTCGATGAACTGGCCAATTATCTCAGCTACGCTCTCAAGGTTTTGAAGAACGCGGGGCTGCCCTGTGAAGGGATCACAACCCCCGGCGGCTTCGGGAACAAGGTGCTGCCGAATCTGTCGCAGGCCACGCTCGAAAGTTGCCGCGATGTCTTTCAAGCGGAGATTCCGCACTACTTCCGCCATCTGTACGACAAGGGAGACCGCAGCGTTGCCCCGCGGGTCGAATACGCCAGCGGACTCGACTCCAACAATCCGAAGTGCGCCGTTTCGATCATTGGTTGCACCGGCGACTGGTTCGGAGGCTGGGACGGCCTCACGCCGGGCAATGTGAATCAATTCATCTATCCTGACGGCAGCGGCGGTCGCCTGGTTGAAGTAATCGATCGTGGCGAACCGGCCATCATGGTCTGCCATTGGGCCGGCATCTATTTCAACGGTGAGCGGATTGGCTTCAACATCTTCAAAGAGATCGTCAAGCGACTCGAAGCCAAGTACGATCAGCAAATCAAATGGATGAAGCTCAGCGAAATCGCTCGCTATTGGGCCGCGAAGGAACTGACGACCATCGAACGAGTCGAGAAGGGACTAAAGTTGCGAGCTCCCTTCGCGACCACGAATTTCACGGTACGCCTGCGCAGGGTCGAAGACGACTCTCGCATCTTGATCAATGTCGCCGATCGACGCATGGAACTGAAGCGAGCGAAATCAGCCGAGTTTCTGGAGTCCGGTGAATACCACTCCGACGCCAGTTCTCTCACCGCCTGCTTCGATCTACCCAAAGGCGCAAGCCAACTCGAATTCGCTCCTCGCACTTAAGATGCGTTCATCATGAAACCCACTGCCGACTTCAAAGACCGCTTACTCACGTGCCTTGGTGGACCGTGGCCGGATGCACCAGCGCTCGAAGCCAAGATTCTCTCGACCGAGCAACTTGATGGTGTGAAGCGATTGAAAGTTTCGTACCAGACCGAACCAGGCGAAGTCGTGACCTCATGGTTGCTGGTTCCTGACACGGCGAATCAAGCCAAACCGGCTGCCGGTATTTGCCTCTGGCATCAACACAATGGCGCGTGGCATCTGGGTGCTTCTGAGCCCGCAGGGCTCGCCGGTCTGCCCATGCACCATACGGGGCTGGCGCTCGCCCGTGAAGGTTATGTGGTGCTTTGTCCTGATGCCCTCGGGTTTGGTGAACGGGAAAAGGGATACAAGCAGAAAGGTGGCGCGCTCGAACGGTTCCTGTTCCTAAAATATGTGGTCGAAGGGAAGTGCCTCGCCTGGAAGCACATTCTCGATATGCGCAGGGCTGTCGACTATCTCGTGTCGCTCCCCGAGGTCGATGCCGAGCGCCTGGGCTGCTATGGCCACTCCATGGGATCGACGCACACCTGGCTGGTTGGTCCGTGGGAGCCACGGTTGAAAGCCCTCGTTGGCAACTGCTGCCTGCCGACGTATTCGGCCATTCATCGCAAGCAGATGCTGCACTGCTTTCCCAACTTCATTCCCGGGCTCTATCAATACGGCGATACGCCCGACATCGCCGCGCTGATCGCGCCTCGCGCGCTTCATTTGAATCTGGGCGATCAAGACAACGGTAGCCCGATTGAAGAATGCCGCGAAGGAATCGCCCGCATCGAGAAAGCCTACCAAGCAGCTCACGCCGAGAAGAACTTCTCATACTTCATCGAAGAGAACACCGGCCACGTCCTGAGCCCAGCGATGTGGGAAAAGGTGAAGGGCTTCTTTGCGAAGCATTTGAGCTAACTACATCAATTCAAAGATCTATTTTTCGGAGCAGTTTTTATGGCACTTGTTCAGCAGCGTATTTTCCTCGTTAGCCTGAGCTTGGGCATCGGCCTTATTCTCAGTGGATCATTTGCTCACGCTCAAAAATCAAACGAAAGCGCGAGCAAGCTGACCGCGGCAATGCAGCCGTTTGTGGAGCAAGGCGAAGTCGCGGGGCTAGTGGCGGTTGTCGGTAATGCCGAGGGAATTCAATCGACGTCGGTGCTGGGCTGGCAGAATATCGAAGCCAAGCAGCCGATGAAGCAGGATGCTCTCTTTCGCATTGCTTCCATGACCAAGCCCATCGTGGCCATCGGCATCATGATCCTGCAGGACGAAGGGAAGTTGTCGGTCGATGACGACGTGGCCAAGCACTTGCCAGAGTTTCAAGGCCAACAATTGGTGGTTAAGGAGGACGGAAAAGACTCGCTCCGCAATCCAACTCGGCCGATCAAGATTCGCGATCTACTCACTCACACGTCGGGACTTCCGGGCGCTTATCCGGGCGATCTGAAAAGTCTCTACTTCGACCGCAAGCACACGCTGGCCGAAGCAACGGAGGTTGCGGCCAAACAGGCTTTGCAATTCGAGCCAGGCACGAAGTGGGCTTACTGCAACGCGGGCATCGACGCGCTCGGGCGCATTATCGAAGTGAAGTCGGGCAAGTCATTCGAAGACTTCCTGGCAGAGCGAATCTTCAAGCCTTTGAAAATGGTCGATACCACACCCTATCCCAGCGAAGAACAATTGCAGCGGCTCGCTGGTTTGTATGACCGCAAAGAAGACAAACTTGTGTTCGCGAATTATGTGTTGCTTGGCCCTACCAAAAACGCGAAACATCCGATTCCCGCCGGTGGTCTTTATTCCACTGCAGCCGATCTCGCCCGCCTCTATCAAATGATGCTCCACCAGGGAGAACTCGACGGCCAGCGCGTTCTGTCGAAGGCAGCCGTTAAGCAAATGACCACCGTGCAAACGGGCGAGATTAAGACCGGCTTCACCGAAGGAATGGGCTTTGGTTTTGGCTGGGCCGTGGTGCGTCAGCCGACCGGCGTTCACGCCATGATGTCCCCCGGCACTTATGGCCACGGCGGTGCGTTTGGTACTCAAGGCTGGATTGATCCGGAGAGAAAACTCTTCGTCATTCTGCTCATCCAGCGCATTGGAATGCAAAACGCTGACGGCTCTAAACTGCGACAGGCATTACAGGAAGCCGCTGTGGGGAAGTAGGGAGGAAGGGATGAAGCGAGGAAGGGGTGAAGAGGACAGGGATGCAACGCATGTTTCCCTTTAACCCTTCCCCTCTTTATTCCTTTAACCCCACCGGTCTCTCTTCCTCCCCGCTCTGCTACCGAATACCATCTCTGAGGGGAGATTGTTCGGTGGCGTACGAGATGCTTACTTCATGAAGCTGGAAAACCATCCCAGAACGGGCGAAGTAACATCTGCCAGCCTGCTCGTTGAACTGCGCGAGCAGAATGAAGCGGCCTGGTCTCAATTCGTCGAGATCTACGCGCCCCTGATTTACACCTGGTGCCGCCGAGCAGGCTGTACTCCGGACGACGCCGGCGACATGCTGCAGACCATCTTGGTGAAAGTCTGGTCCGGCCTGCGGACTTATCGCGAGTCGCATCCCAGCGGTTCGTTTCGCGCTTGGCTGGCAACAGTCACCCGGAACGCACTCACCGATGTCGCCCGCCGCGGAGATGAAAAGGCCGAAGGTGGAACACAGGCTCTGCAGCGGCTGCAGGTCATTCCAGAAGTCACTGAGCACAGCACCGTGGTGCTCGATTCCGACCTGCGCGACTTGGCCAAGCGGGCCGCGGCGATCGTACATCAGTCGCTCCCCGCCGAGAGCCAACGGCTGATCGAGCTGGCGATTTTTCAGGATTTGCCGGCTCCCGAAGTGGCCGCGATTTTGAATTGCTCCCCCGCCGCGGTGCGGAAGGCTAAATCCAGGCTGCTCCAGAAGTTGCGAGACATGCTGGGCGAATTCGATTAGCGGCTGTCACACCTGTTCGTACTTGATTCTAAGGACATCGCCCTCCCTTCCGCGGATTTTTCTCATGAGTGACCCGAACTGCCCGTCGGTCGAGCAACTTTCCAACTACTGCTTGGGAAAGGTGAGCGCCAGCGAATTGGAGTCGCTCGAACAACACGTCGACACCTGCCACACCTGCCAGGAGACTGTCGAGCAGCTCGATCGCAGCGTCGATACTTTCCTCGTCAAGCTGCGCAGCCCGGCGGTCGCGAATCCGCATCAGAACGAAGCTCCGCTCAGGTCCGCGATGGCAGCTGTTCGCAACCCGGAGGAGAAATCGTTACCGAGAAAGCCGTCGACCGATACGATCTCGAGCGCCGGTGAAACCGGCGCGCATGCCACGCTCTCGCTCGCCGACTTCATGCAGCGGCTGGTTGCCAGTCAACTCATGACGATGGATGTCGCTCAGCGAGCTCTGGACGAACTTCCTGCTGAAAAACGCCCCGCCGATGGTAAGGCTGCCGCAGTCGCGCTCGCGAAGGCCGGCAAGTTAACTTCGTTTCAGGCGCAGGCCATCTATCAGGGCAAGCATAAACAACTCGTGGTGGCCGAGCGCGAAATTCTGGACCTGCTCGGCAAAGGGGGCATGGGAAACGTCTATCGCACGCGTCATCGCCGGCTCGACCGCATCGAAGCGCTCAAGCTGATTGCCCCAAAGGCCCTCGCTTCACCCGAAGCCAAGCAACGTTTTGAGCGTGAAGCGCGCGCCGCTGCGCGATTGAATCATCCGAATGTGGTGACGACGTACGACGCGGGCGAAGCGAACGGCCAGCATTTTCTGGCGATGGAGTTCATTAACGGCAGCGACCTGGCCCGCATCGTTAAAGAGAGCGGCCCTCTCTCCATCGAACAAGCAGTCAGCTGCATCAAGCAAGCCGCGGCCGGTTTGCAAGCGGCGCACGATGTAGGCATCGTGCATCGCGATATCAAGCCGCACAACTTGCTGCTGGAAGGGAACGGACGCGTCAAGATTTTGGATATGGGGCTGGCGCGCATTAACGACCAGGCCGAAACGCAGCGGCGCGATGGCCTGACGCAGTCGGGCCAGATGATGGGGACCATCGACTTCATGAGTCCCGAGCAGACGCTCGATGTCCACACCGTGACCGCGGCCAGCGATATCTACAGCCTAGGCTGCACGCTCTATTACTTGCTCAGCGGCAAAGCACCCTTCGCATCCGATTCGCTAGGGGCGACGATGATGGCCCACCATCAACAAGCGCCGCCGTCGCTCACT
Above is a window of Anatilimnocola aggregata DNA encoding:
- a CDS encoding RNA polymerase sigma factor; the encoded protein is MKLENHPRTGEVTSASLLVELREQNEAAWSQFVEIYAPLIYTWCRRAGCTPDDAGDMLQTILVKVWSGLRTYRESHPSGSFRAWLATVTRNALTDVARRGDEKAEGGTQALQRLQVIPEVTEHSTVVLDSDLRDLAKRAAAIVHQSLPAESQRLIELAIFQDLPAPEVAAILNCSPAAVRKAKSRLLQKLRDMLGEFD
- a CDS encoding twin-arginine translocation signal domain-containing protein → MNSYFDRRSFLQGSAAALAAGAMGSYPSLGEAQIPGQRPKVDEGVTVLNPQNRVPVSFIIDDSTCLVNVAHFCIPQFAEVFPDRYLQDWRKLPREIPDSFVREFGEWCHDKGVKGKYSIVPYPCCVGWVDREMPGWTKKELQDSLKLVRELMVPDWDIHPEMITHTWAIDTATGRPYEERSERTMENWGFSVGKSVDELANYLSYALKVLKNAGLPCEGITTPGGFGNKVLPNLSQATLESCRDVFQAEIPHYFRHLYDKGDRSVAPRVEYASGLDSNNPKCAVSIIGCTGDWFGGWDGLTPGNVNQFIYPDGSGGRLVEVIDRGEPAIMVCHWAGIYFNGERIGFNIFKEIVKRLEAKYDQQIKWMKLSEIARYWAAKELTTIERVEKGLKLRAPFATTNFTVRLRRVEDDSRILINVADRRMELKRAKSAEFLESGEYHSDASSLTACFDLPKGASQLEFAPRT
- a CDS encoding dienelactone hydrolase family protein — translated: MKPTADFKDRLLTCLGGPWPDAPALEAKILSTEQLDGVKRLKVSYQTEPGEVVTSWLLVPDTANQAKPAAGICLWHQHNGAWHLGASEPAGLAGLPMHHTGLALAREGYVVLCPDALGFGEREKGYKQKGGALERFLFLKYVVEGKCLAWKHILDMRRAVDYLVSLPEVDAERLGCYGHSMGSTHTWLVGPWEPRLKALVGNCCLPTYSAIHRKQMLHCFPNFIPGLYQYGDTPDIAALIAPRALHLNLGDQDNGSPIEECREGIARIEKAYQAAHAEKNFSYFIEENTGHVLSPAMWEKVKGFFAKHLS
- a CDS encoding serine hydrolase domain-containing protein — its product is MALVQQRIFLVSLSLGIGLILSGSFAHAQKSNESASKLTAAMQPFVEQGEVAGLVAVVGNAEGIQSTSVLGWQNIEAKQPMKQDALFRIASMTKPIVAIGIMILQDEGKLSVDDDVAKHLPEFQGQQLVVKEDGKDSLRNPTRPIKIRDLLTHTSGLPGAYPGDLKSLYFDRKHTLAEATEVAAKQALQFEPGTKWAYCNAGIDALGRIIEVKSGKSFEDFLAERIFKPLKMVDTTPYPSEEQLQRLAGLYDRKEDKLVFANYVLLGPTKNAKHPIPAGGLYSTAADLARLYQMMLHQGELDGQRVLSKAAVKQMTTVQTGEIKTGFTEGMGFGFGWAVVRQPTGVHAMMSPGTYGHGGAFGTQGWIDPERKLFVILLIQRIGMQNADGSKLRQALQEAAVGK